A region of Sphingomonas sp. DNA encodes the following proteins:
- a CDS encoding glycosyltransferase, producing MLRVLTLSTLFPHAARPTLGVFVERQTLELAARDDVALEVVSPAGLPAWPLSRHPHYASLAGLPETEDWKGLAVHRPRYRVWPRIGQAGAARRMADAVLPVLREIRARFPFDVIDAQFFWPDGPAAVRLGRALGVPVSIKARGSDIHVWGMRPGIGEQVIAAGRAADGLLAVSAALKRDMAALGMPDDRIRVHHTGIDLERFRPADRAAAKARLGVDGPLLIGVGALVERKGHHLTIEALRRLPGATLIVVGDGPERAGLARRAARLGVEDRVRFVGNRPHAELPALFAAADASVLPTVSEGLANAWVESLACGTPVVTCDVGGAREIIDGPAAGRLVARNAESIAGAVAELLAAPPDPAEVRRVAERFGWDWNRDELFAHLCGLARRS from the coding sequence ATGCTTCGCGTGCTTACTCTTTCGACTCTCTTCCCCCATGCGGCGCGGCCGACGCTGGGCGTGTTCGTCGAGCGCCAGACGCTGGAGCTGGCGGCGCGCGACGACGTGGCGCTGGAAGTGGTGTCGCCGGCCGGCCTGCCGGCCTGGCCGCTGTCGCGCCATCCGCATTATGCTTCGCTCGCAGGATTGCCGGAGACCGAGGACTGGAAAGGACTCGCCGTCCATCGTCCACGCTATCGCGTCTGGCCCCGCATCGGGCAGGCGGGAGCGGCGCGGCGCATGGCCGATGCCGTGCTGCCGGTGCTGCGCGAGATCAGGGCGCGCTTCCCCTTCGACGTGATCGATGCCCAGTTCTTCTGGCCGGACGGGCCGGCGGCGGTCCGGCTTGGCCGGGCGCTTGGCGTGCCGGTCTCGATCAAGGCGCGGGGCAGCGATATCCACGTCTGGGGCATGCGGCCGGGGATCGGCGAGCAGGTGATCGCGGCGGGGCGGGCGGCGGACGGCCTGCTCGCGGTCAGCGCGGCGCTGAAGCGGGACATGGCGGCGCTCGGCATGCCGGACGACCGTATCCGGGTCCATCATACCGGCATCGACCTTGAGCGCTTCCGCCCGGCCGACCGCGCGGCGGCGAAGGCCAGGCTCGGCGTGGACGGGCCGCTGCTGATCGGCGTCGGCGCGCTGGTCGAGCGCAAGGGGCATCATCTGACGATTGAGGCTTTGCGGCGGCTACCCGGCGCAACGCTGATCGTGGTCGGCGACGGCCCGGAGCGGGCGGGGCTGGCGCGGCGCGCAGCGCGACTCGGAGTCGAGGACCGGGTGCGCTTTGTCGGCAACCGACCGCATGCGGAACTGCCCGCTTTGTTCGCCGCAGCCGATGCGAGCGTGCTGCCGACGGTGTCCGAGGGGCTTGCCAATGCCTGGGTCGAATCGCTGGCCTGCGGCACGCCGGTCGTCACCTGCGACGTGGGCGGTGCGCGGGAGATCATCGACGGACCGGCGGCGGGGCGGCTTGTCGCACGCAATGCCGAATCGATCGCCGGCGCAGTCGCCGAGCTGCTCGCCGCGCCGCCCGATCCGGCCGAGGTGCGCCGCGTCGCCGAACGATTCGGCTGGGACTGGAACCGGGACGAATTGTTCGCGCATCTGTGCGGGCTGGCACGGCGGAGCTGA
- a CDS encoding PDZ domain-containing protein codes for MRLETDPRTARLFGRLSRPTPATVLELALIGLVAVQAARLVWTTVTPLGPLGDWQAPAALTGPAQGGALGSFDPFFRLAEGGPAVITGLNLQLFGVREDRATGRGSAIVQLPDGSQSSFAVGEEIMPGVTLVAVGFDSITIDRGGTREQLFLDQSTPAPAAAPTGETTATQVPVPVISATPQAAPGAAPLRFEPRVGENQIDGLTVAPGGDGGAAFRAAGFQPGDVIVAVNGQRVTSSAQAEQALRAGVGTATLTVERGGRNVQISVRF; via the coding sequence ATGCGCCTGGAGACTGATCCGCGCACCGCCCGGCTGTTCGGCCGGCTGTCCCGCCCGACTCCCGCGACCGTGCTGGAGCTGGCGCTGATCGGGCTCGTCGCGGTGCAGGCGGCGCGGCTGGTCTGGACGACCGTGACGCCGCTCGGCCCGCTCGGCGACTGGCAGGCGCCCGCCGCGCTGACGGGACCGGCGCAAGGCGGCGCGCTCGGCAGCTTCGATCCCTTCTTCCGGCTCGCCGAGGGCGGGCCGGCGGTGATAACCGGGCTCAACCTGCAATTGTTCGGCGTGCGCGAGGACCGGGCGACCGGCCGGGGATCGGCGATCGTCCAGCTGCCCGACGGCAGCCAAAGCAGCTTCGCGGTGGGCGAGGAGATCATGCCCGGCGTGACGCTGGTCGCGGTCGGTTTCGACAGCATCACGATCGACCGGGGCGGCACGCGCGAGCAGCTCTTCCTCGACCAGTCCACGCCCGCGCCCGCAGCGGCGCCGACCGGCGAGACCACGGCGACGCAGGTGCCGGTTCCCGTCATCTCGGCCACGCCCCAAGCCGCGCCGGGCGCCGCGCCGCTGCGTTTCGAGCCGCGCGTCGGCGAGAACCAGATCGACGGCCTGACCGTTGCGCCGGGCGGCGACGGCGGGGCCGCCTTCCGGGCCGCCGGCTTCCAGCCCGGCGACGTGATCGTCGCGGTGAACGGCCAGCGCGTCACCTCGTCCGCCCAAGCCGAGCAGGCGCTGCGCGCCGGGGTCGGCACGGCGACGCTGACCGTCGAGCGGGGCGGCCGCAACGTGCAGATTTCGGTGAGGTTCTAG
- the gspD gene encoding type II secretion system secretin GspD: MKRFSIALALALAATSLAPVAPASAQYVLNLREADVRAFIQDASRVTGRTFIIDPAVQGRVSVVTERPLSRSEYFELFLSTLRANGYVAVPAAGGALRVQPVAGASASAPLGGSQRAGTSGFVTEIFRVRRVDAAAAVETLRPLVSRDGSITAGRGSIIVSDFADNVRRVRAALAQIDVDSAVTRLIGLDNAGAREIAAALRELAGEGVSVVPVDSANSIALRGDAASIAQLATIAHELDARAASGSEIRVVFLEHADAEQLLPVLQTLLGQTATQPMTSPRPAARNPSGRSTSGGPSMAGDSSAPAPAAPVAAAPAGEAPLAARSATVTRFAGANAIVISATPDIQRMLGEVIRQLDVRRQQVLVEAIIVEISEGAAQQLGVQLFLSGLRGSNIPFAVTNYSNIAPNMNLVAGAIAAEELGASEELTEQLRDAAIGSLAGATGGIGGGIIRSGNAIFGAIVNAVRNDNQSNLLSTPSIMTLDNEQAYFLVGQEIPITTGEALSPNFDNAFRTVQRQNVGITLEVRPQINAGGSIRLDIRQEVSSIAGRLSTTNPEIILNKRELETTITVDDGEIVGIGGLLDENERRTLERVPVLGDIPIIGQLFRSRGRERARTNLMVFIRPTIMRTAADARAMSARRYDYARGQQLLGNPDREPSLDELVRDYLGTVPPSASAPGPQDQVVTPVEVPPSAAEPR; this comes from the coding sequence GTGAAGCGTTTTTCCATCGCTCTGGCATTGGCGCTGGCCGCCACCTCGCTCGCACCCGTCGCGCCCGCGTCCGCGCAATATGTGCTGAACCTGCGCGAGGCGGACGTGCGCGCCTTCATCCAGGATGCGTCGCGGGTGACGGGGCGGACCTTCATCATCGATCCGGCGGTGCAGGGGCGCGTTTCGGTCGTCACCGAGCGCCCGCTGTCGCGCAGCGAATATTTCGAGCTGTTCCTCTCCACCCTGCGCGCCAACGGCTATGTCGCGGTGCCGGCGGCCGGCGGGGCGCTGCGGGTGCAGCCGGTGGCGGGCGCGTCCGCCTCGGCCCCGCTCGGCGGATCGCAGCGGGCGGGTACGAGCGGCTTCGTCACCGAGATTTTCCGGGTGCGCCGGGTGGACGCGGCGGCGGCGGTCGAGACGCTGCGCCCGCTGGTCAGCCGCGACGGGTCGATCACGGCCGGACGCGGATCGATCATCGTCTCCGACTTCGCCGACAATGTCCGCCGGGTGCGCGCGGCGCTCGCCCAGATCGACGTGGACAGCGCCGTCACCCGGCTGATCGGCCTCGACAATGCCGGCGCGCGCGAGATCGCCGCCGCCTTGCGCGAGCTGGCTGGCGAAGGCGTTTCGGTCGTGCCGGTGGACAGCGCCAATTCGATCGCACTGCGCGGCGACGCGGCCTCGATCGCGCAACTGGCCACAATCGCGCACGAACTGGACGCGCGGGCGGCGAGCGGCAGCGAGATCCGCGTCGTCTTCCTCGAACATGCCGACGCCGAGCAATTGCTGCCGGTTCTCCAGACCCTGTTGGGCCAGACCGCGACCCAGCCGATGACATCGCCGCGGCCGGCGGCGCGCAATCCCTCCGGCCGCAGCACGAGCGGCGGGCCCAGCATGGCGGGCGACAGCTCCGCCCCGGCGCCGGCTGCGCCGGTTGCCGCCGCGCCCGCCGGGGAAGCGCCGCTCGCCGCGCGCAGCGCCACCGTCACCCGCTTCGCCGGGGCCAATGCGATCGTCATCTCGGCGACGCCGGACATACAGCGGATGCTGGGCGAAGTGATCCGCCAGCTCGACGTGCGCCGCCAGCAGGTGCTGGTCGAGGCGATCATCGTCGAGATTTCGGAAGGCGCGGCGCAGCAGCTCGGCGTCCAGCTCTTCCTGTCGGGACTGCGCGGTTCCAACATCCCCTTCGCCGTCACCAATTATTCCAACATCGCCCCGAACATGAACCTCGTCGCCGGCGCGATCGCGGCAGAGGAGCTGGGCGCTTCGGAGGAATTGACCGAGCAGCTGCGCGACGCCGCGATCGGCAGCCTGGCCGGGGCGACCGGCGGGATCGGCGGCGGCATCATCCGCAGCGGCAACGCGATCTTCGGCGCGATCGTCAACGCGGTGCGCAACGACAACCAATCCAACCTGCTCTCCACCCCGTCGATCATGACTTTGGACAACGAGCAGGCCTATTTCCTGGTCGGCCAGGAAATCCCGATCACCACCGGCGAGGCATTGAGCCCCAATTTCGACAACGCCTTCCGCACCGTGCAGCGCCAGAATGTCGGCATCACGCTGGAGGTCCGGCCGCAGATCAATGCCGGTGGTTCGATCCGGCTCGACATCCGCCAGGAGGTGAGCTCGATCGCCGGGCGGCTTTCGACCACCAATCCCGAGATCATCCTCAACAAGCGCGAGCTGGAGACGACGATCACGGTGGACGACGGCGAGATCGTCGGGATCGGCGGGCTGCTGGACGAGAATGAGCGGCGCACGCTGGAGCGCGTGCCTGTGCTCGGCGACATCCCGATCATCGGCCAGCTCTTCCGTTCGCGCGGGCGGGAGCGGGCGCGGACCAATCTGATGGTCTTCATCCGGCCGACGATCATGCGCACCGCCGCCGATGCGCGGGCGATGAGCGCACGTCGCTACGATTATGCGCGCGGCCAGCAATTGCTCGGCAATCCGGACCGCGAGCCCTCGCTGGACGAGCTGGTGCGCGATTATCTCGGCACCGTGCCGCCATCGGCGAGCGCACCGGGGCCGCAGGACCAGGTGGTGACGCCGGTGGAGGTTCCGCCGAGCGCGGCCGAACCGCGATGA
- the tadA gene encoding Flp pilus assembly complex ATPase component TadA translates to MRIARGEESETAIPAEAPARIPYAFARRHGFAATGETEGRLDVAMREGADPANIVELRRFLARPFALQPVSAPDFDRLLSDLYGAGAGVAADAADSLGFGDDLGHLAAALPSADDLLDTSDDAPAIRLINGIIADAARQGVSDIHIEPYETGLVVRMRMDGVLRETLRMPPHVAPVVVSRVKVMARLDIAERRLPQDGRIGLTLGGKLIDVRVSTLPSRAGERVVLRILDKDNAGIGLDQIGMSDAVKRLFTEALGEPNGIVLVTGPTGSGKTTTLYAGLKLLNDGSRNILTVEDPVEYAVDGVGQTQINPQVGLTFATGLRAILRQDPDTVMVGEIRDRETAEIAVQAALTGHLVLSTVHTNDSVGAITRLRDMKVEPFLIASTVRAVLAQRLVRRLCAECRRPVEAVGSLAETLGIAAGATVYEPVGCPACANSGYRGRIGLFEAVKVDETIRRLINAGDDEAAIAGHAFRAAPTLSGAARELVLAGTTSPEEAVRVSRHEGGDA, encoded by the coding sequence ATGAGGATCGCGCGCGGCGAGGAGAGCGAGACGGCCATCCCCGCCGAAGCGCCGGCGCGCATCCCCTATGCCTTCGCCCGCCGCCACGGCTTCGCCGCGACCGGCGAGACCGAGGGGCGGCTGGACGTCGCGATGCGGGAAGGGGCGGACCCGGCGAACATCGTCGAGCTCAGGCGCTTCCTCGCCCGGCCTTTCGCGCTCCAGCCGGTCAGCGCGCCGGACTTCGACCGGCTGCTCTCCGATCTCTACGGCGCCGGGGCGGGGGTCGCGGCGGACGCGGCCGATTCGCTCGGCTTCGGCGACGATCTCGGCCATCTCGCCGCCGCTTTGCCCAGCGCCGACGACCTGCTCGACACGTCCGACGACGCGCCGGCCATCCGCCTGATCAACGGCATCATCGCCGATGCCGCGCGTCAGGGCGTCAGCGACATCCATATCGAGCCCTACGAGACCGGGCTGGTCGTCCGGATGCGGATGGACGGCGTGCTGCGCGAAACGCTGCGCATGCCGCCCCATGTCGCGCCGGTCGTGGTGAGCCGCGTCAAGGTGATGGCCCGGCTCGACATCGCCGAACGCCGGTTGCCGCAGGACGGGCGGATCGGGCTGACGCTGGGCGGCAAGCTGATCGACGTGCGCGTGTCCACTTTGCCGAGCCGGGCGGGCGAGCGGGTCGTGCTGCGTATCCTCGACAAGGACAATGCCGGCATCGGGCTCGACCAGATCGGCATGAGCGACGCGGTGAAGCGCCTGTTCACCGAGGCGCTGGGCGAGCCGAACGGGATCGTGCTCGTCACCGGGCCGACCGGATCGGGCAAGACGACGACGCTCTATGCCGGCCTCAAGCTCTTGAACGACGGGAGCCGCAACATCCTCACCGTCGAAGACCCGGTCGAATATGCGGTGGACGGGGTCGGCCAGACGCAGATCAATCCGCAGGTTGGGCTGACCTTCGCGACGGGCTTGCGCGCCATCCTGCGGCAGGATCCGGACACGGTGATGGTCGGCGAGATCCGCGACCGCGAGACGGCGGAGATCGCCGTGCAGGCGGCGCTGACCGGGCATCTCGTCCTCTCCACCGTCCACACCAACGATTCGGTCGGCGCGATCACGCGGCTCAGGGACATGAAGGTCGAGCCCTTCCTGATCGCCTCGACGGTGCGCGCGGTGCTCGCCCAGCGGCTGGTGCGGCGGCTGTGCGCCGAATGCCGGCGCCCGGTCGAAGCGGTCGGCTCCCTCGCCGAAACGCTGGGGATCGCGGCGGGGGCGACGGTCTATGAGCCGGTCGGCTGCCCGGCCTGTGCGAACAGCGGCTACAGGGGCCGGATCGGCCTGTTCGAAGCGGTGAAGGTGGACGAGACGATCCGGCGCCTGATCAATGCCGGCGACGACGAGGCCGCGATCGCCGGCCATGCCTTCCGCGCCGCGCCGACCCTTTCCGGCGCGGCGCGGGAGCTGGTGCTGGCCGGCACGACCAGTCCGGAGGAGGCGGTGCGCGTGTCGCGGCATGAGGGCGGCGATGCCTGA
- the gspF gene encoding type II secretion system inner membrane protein GspF, whose amino-acid sequence MPDFAWVGLDTAGRERRGSLRADSADAAKAQLRERRLYVVRIEPATEAAAGPPLLSRGLIARRRLSAKQLTLFTRQLATLAQVAPLEEALRTLSRQSEREDEQRILGNVHAGVVEGRRLADAMGREAKSFPPLYRAMVAAGEGSGTLPSILERLANLLERQAQIRGKVLSTLAYPIVLAVVAAFVVFALMIFVVPKVVEQFQDVGQQLPLLTRIVIGISNFLANWWWVLLLGLALAVFLGGRALKEDGIRMKFDAALLKLPIIGRLIRDLHAARMARTLSTMIASRLPLLEGLTLTTQTVHNRVLRQASAEIAETVRTGGSLSGALRKAGVFPPLLVYLAASGEASGRLDMMLERAADYLEREFDSFTSTALSLLEPAIIVIMGVIVAVIVLSILLPILQLDTLAGGM is encoded by the coding sequence ATGCCTGATTTCGCCTGGGTCGGCCTCGACACGGCGGGCCGCGAGCGACGCGGATCGCTGCGCGCCGACAGCGCCGATGCGGCCAAGGCGCAGCTCAGGGAGCGGCGGCTCTATGTCGTGCGAATCGAGCCCGCCACCGAGGCGGCGGCCGGGCCGCCCTTGCTCTCGCGCGGGCTGATCGCGCGGCGGCGGCTTTCGGCCAAGCAGCTCACCCTCTTCACCCGCCAGCTCGCGACGCTCGCCCAGGTCGCGCCGCTGGAGGAGGCCCTGCGCACTTTGTCGCGCCAATCCGAGCGCGAGGACGAACAGCGCATTCTGGGCAATGTCCATGCCGGCGTGGTCGAGGGGCGGCGGCTGGCCGACGCGATGGGACGCGAGGCGAAGAGCTTTCCGCCGCTCTACCGTGCGATGGTCGCGGCGGGCGAGGGATCGGGGACATTGCCGTCGATCCTGGAGCGGCTGGCCAACCTGCTGGAGCGGCAGGCGCAGATCCGGGGCAAGGTGCTCTCCACGCTCGCCTATCCGATCGTGCTGGCGGTGGTGGCGGCGTTCGTCGTCTTCGCGCTGATGATCTTCGTCGTGCCCAAGGTGGTCGAGCAATTCCAGGATGTGGGCCAGCAATTGCCCTTGCTCACCCGGATCGTGATCGGGATTTCGAATTTCCTCGCCAACTGGTGGTGGGTGCTGCTGCTCGGCCTCGCGCTTGCCGTCTTCCTTGGCGGGCGGGCGCTCAAGGAGGACGGCATCCGGATGAAGTTCGACGCGGCGCTGCTGAAGCTGCCGATCATCGGGAGGCTGATCCGCGATCTCCACGCGGCGCGGATGGCGCGCACGCTCTCGACGATGATCGCCAGCCGCCTGCCGCTGCTGGAGGGCCTGACGCTCACCACGCAGACCGTCCACAACCGCGTGCTGCGGCAGGCCAGCGCCGAGATCGCCGAGACGGTGCGGACGGGCGGCAGCCTCTCCGGCGCGCTGAGGAAAGCCGGGGTGTTCCCGCCCCTGCTCGTCTATCTCGCGGCGTCGGGCGAGGCCTCGGGCCGGCTCGACATGATGCTGGAGCGCGCCGCCGACTATCTGGAGCGCGAGTTCGATTCCTTCACCTCGACCGCGCTGTCGCTGCTCGAACCTGCTATCATCGTGATCATGGGCGTGATCGTCGCCGTCATCGTGCTGTCGATCCTGCTGCCCATCCTGCAACTCGATACACTCGCCGGAGGAATGTGA
- the gspG gene encoding type II secretion system major pseudopilin GspG — protein sequence MLLTRLRRWRRRARQNEEGFTLVEMMVVIVIIGLLATIVVINVMPAADRAAVTKARADIATLEQGVEMYRLDNMRYPTSEEGLQALVNGNYVRRLPDDPWNNPYLYAAPGPEGRPFRISSLGADGREGGDGDNADITN from the coding sequence ATGCTTTTGACCCGACTTCGCCGCTGGCGCCGGCGTGCGCGGCAGAATGAGGAGGGCTTCACCCTGGTCGAGATGATGGTGGTGATCGTCATCATCGGCCTGCTCGCCACGATCGTCGTCATCAACGTCATGCCGGCCGCCGACCGCGCCGCCGTCACCAAGGCGCGGGCCGACATCGCGACGCTGGAGCAGGGCGTGGAGATGTACCGGCTCGACAATATGCGCTACCCGACGAGCGAGGAGGGGCTGCAGGCGCTGGTGAACGGCAATTATGTCCGCCGGCTGCCCGACGATCCCTGGAACAATCCCTATCTTTATGCGGCGCCGGGGCCGGAGGGGCGGCCGTTCCGGATCTCCTCGCTGGGCGCGGACGGGCGCGAGGGCGGCGACGGCGACAATGCCGACATCACCAACTGA
- a CDS encoding general secretion pathway protein GspL, with protein MPTSPTDPILLIFADGGGWLRLGADGAVLRGAGGAPASEPGEAVVLAVPGSGVAVHWLELEEGLAPAQAVAAARLLLSDRVASPLADLHGAAGRAEAGLTPVAMVPAARMAQWLVAAGEMGIDPDAIVPAPFLLAAPDTGYARHSDDYRAAGAAFTLEPELAGALTGGAPVIELDGPRFEAGLAAALADPAMNLRQGPFARRTQWASDRGWARRMALLAVALVALTLLAQIVDIVRHNRAAARLEAEAAALAAPVAASGPRGFGGAAAILFEAIRATPNAELARIEYRPDGSFTLSIHADSPATLAALRGRIEAGGHAVEQGAAGSAGGRPATDLIVRPS; from the coding sequence ATGCCGACATCACCAACTGATCCGATCCTGCTGATCTTCGCCGACGGCGGCGGCTGGCTGCGCCTTGGCGCGGACGGCGCGGTGCTGCGCGGCGCGGGCGGCGCGCCGGCGAGCGAACCGGGCGAGGCGGTGGTGCTGGCCGTGCCGGGCAGCGGTGTCGCGGTGCACTGGCTGGAACTGGAGGAAGGGCTGGCCCCGGCCCAGGCCGTGGCGGCGGCGCGGCTGCTGCTGTCCGATCGGGTGGCCTCGCCGCTCGCCGACCTGCATGGCGCCGCGGGCCGGGCGGAGGCAGGGCTGACGCCGGTGGCGATGGTGCCGGCGGCGCGGATGGCGCAATGGCTGGTCGCGGCCGGGGAGATGGGCATAGATCCCGACGCGATCGTGCCCGCGCCGTTCCTGCTCGCCGCGCCTGATACGGGCTATGCGCGGCATAGCGACGATTACCGCGCTGCGGGCGCGGCCTTCACGCTGGAGCCCGAATTGGCCGGGGCGCTGACCGGCGGCGCGCCGGTGATCGAGCTGGACGGGCCGCGCTTCGAGGCGGGGCTGGCGGCGGCGCTCGCCGATCCGGCGATGAATTTGCGGCAGGGGCCGTTCGCGCGGCGGACGCAATGGGCGTCCGACCGGGGCTGGGCGCGGCGCATGGCGCTGCTCGCCGTGGCGCTGGTCGCGCTGACCCTGCTCGCGCAGATCGTCGACATCGTGCGGCACAATCGCGCGGCGGCGCGGCTGGAGGCCGAGGCGGCGGCGCTCGCCGCGCCGGTGGCGGCGTCCGGCCCGCGCGGCTTCGGCGGCGCGGCGGCGATCCTGTTCGAGGCGATAAGGGCGACGCCGAACGCGGAGCTGGCGCGGATCGAATATCGCCCCGACGGCAGCTTCACCCTGAGCATCCATGCCGACAGTCCGGCGACCCTGGCCGCCCTGCGCGGGCGGATCGAGGCGGGCGGCCATGCGGTGGAGCAGGGCGCGGCGGGCAGCGCCGGCGGGCGGCCCGCCACCGACCTGATCGTGCGGCCGTCATGA
- a CDS encoding type II secretion system protein M → MSGDFKLWWAGRTARERWLLLVMFVLLALVIGWLGIVRPLGNAQTDARLRLETAATALAEARARSATAVDTPRPAATAQPPIDALLARTASDAGFANARIDAQGPLRASVTIEAGRPQALFGWIGALEGQGVTVEGLRARPNQDRTIQLEANFAIRSAP, encoded by the coding sequence ATGAGCGGGGATTTCAAGCTCTGGTGGGCGGGCCGGACGGCGCGCGAGCGGTGGCTGCTGCTCGTCATGTTCGTGCTGCTGGCGCTCGTGATCGGCTGGCTGGGCATCGTCCGGCCGCTCGGCAATGCGCAGACCGACGCGCGGCTGCGGCTGGAGACGGCGGCGACGGCACTGGCCGAGGCGCGGGCGCGCTCCGCGACGGCCGTGGATACGCCGCGCCCGGCGGCGACGGCGCAGCCGCCGATCGACGCCCTGCTCGCCCGCACCGCGTCCGACGCCGGCTTCGCCAATGCGCGGATCGACGCGCAGGGGCCACTGCGCGCGTCGGTGACGATCGAGGCCGGGCGGCCGCAGGCCCTGTTCGGCTGGATCGGCGCATTGGAGGGGCAGGGCGTGACGGTGGAAGGGCTGCGCGCCCGGCCCAATCAGGACCGGACCATCCAGCTCGAAGCGAATTTCGCGATCCGGAGCGCGCCATGA
- the gspN gene encoding type II secretion system protein N: MRRRIGFFAAVFLLALVATLPLRVAVGWLGLDEKGLAAREAAGSVWSGRLSEAQLGRVPLGDLSARLRVLPLLIGQARVALARPGELDPFEGALTAMPGGFGVDDLTGRLRVAALFAPLPISAIELEGVSAGFSGGRCSRAEGQVRAMLAGEIAGIGLPSGFTGNVACAGDAVLIPLASQTGMERLALRLFADGRYRIDLNIRPTDETMRAALTAAGFAPANGGFARHIDGRF, from the coding sequence ATGAGGCGGCGGATCGGCTTTTTCGCGGCGGTCTTCCTGCTGGCCCTGGTCGCGACCCTGCCGCTGCGCGTGGCGGTTGGCTGGCTGGGGTTGGACGAGAAGGGGCTCGCGGCGCGCGAGGCGGCGGGGAGCGTGTGGAGCGGGCGGCTGAGCGAGGCGCAGCTCGGCCGGGTGCCGCTGGGCGACCTGTCGGCGCGCCTGAGGGTGTTGCCGCTGCTGATCGGCCAGGCGCGGGTGGCGCTGGCGCGGCCGGGAGAGCTCGATCCGTTCGAAGGTGCACTGACCGCTATGCCGGGTGGCTTCGGCGTCGATGATCTGACCGGAAGGCTGCGGGTCGCGGCCCTGTTCGCGCCATTGCCGATTTCCGCCATCGAACTCGAAGGTGTCAGCGCCGGCTTTTCCGGTGGGCGATGCAGTCGCGCCGAAGGGCAGGTGCGCGCGATGCTGGCGGGCGAGATCGCGGGGATCGGCCTGCCGTCCGGCTTCACCGGCAACGTGGCCTGCGCGGGGGATGCGGTGCTGATCCCGCTCGCCAGCCAGACCGGCATGGAGCGCCTTGCGCTGCGCCTGTTCGCAGACGGCCGCTACCGTATCGACCTCAATATCCGCCCGACCGACGAGACGATGCGCGCCGCGCTCACCGCAGCGGGTTTCGCGCCCGCGAATGGCGGCTTCGCGCGGCACATCGACGGGCGCTTCTGA